A genomic region of Eucalyptus grandis isolate ANBG69807.140 chromosome 5, ASM1654582v1, whole genome shotgun sequence contains the following coding sequences:
- the LOC120293936 gene encoding toll/interleukin-1 receptor-like protein codes for MDAQVSSGRSPSANGAVEELPVCNYQVFLSFKGPDVHHNFIECFYDHLISSRIVSFRDREEINPGERINNKIVEAIKRSDICIPVFSKDFASSAACLMEVAQMVESEKPILPIFYGVKPCVVQYQQGTYGTAFIKHKGPNTSRGRMERPSSSTRDVGMPRQSQSGRMLWQILLGFWHLNWRMWT; via the coding sequence ATGGATGCTCAAGTCTCCAGTGGCCGCTCACCGTCAGCCAACGGTGCCGTTGAAGAGTTGCCCGTCTGTAACTACCAAGTCTTCCTCAGTTTCAAAGGACCAGATGTCCACCATAACTTCATCGAATGCTTCTACGACCACCTCATAAGCTCCAGGATTGTGTCATTTAGAGACCGCGAAGAGATCAATCCCGGTGAAAGGATCAACAACAAGATCGTGGAAGCCATCAAGCGTTCCGACATCTGCATCCCTGTCTTTTCCAAGGACTTCGCTTCCAGCGCAGCTTGCCTGATGGAAGTTGCCCAGATGGTGGAGTCGGAGAAACCCATTCTTCCCATTTTCTACGGCGTCAAGCCCTGCGTTGTTCAATACCAGCAGGGGACGTATGGAACGGCCTTCATCAAGCACAAGGGACCTAATACCAGCAGGGGACGTATGGAACGGCCTTCATCAAGCACAAGGGACGTAGGGATGCCGAGACAATCACAAAGTGGAAGAATGCTCTGGCAAATATTGCTGGGATTTTGGCATTTGAATTGGAGGATGTGGACATGA